The following coding sequences lie in one Apium graveolens cultivar Ventura chromosome 3, ASM990537v1, whole genome shotgun sequence genomic window:
- the LOC141713205 gene encoding uncharacterized protein LOC141713205 produces the protein MVVIEESNKATTAEEGYASDGFETASESDVINDENDHPTNKDEQITPNNDQSVRVTAADNEEEDHHHPYHDSLTDDQIKQKALEDANDAKLRGNDLFGSAQYEDALMKYDLALQLVADVLSSAELRSVCHGNRGACFLKMEKYEDSIKECTKALDLNPLYKKILLRRAEAHEKLEHFEEAVADLKKFLEMEPSNIGVKRSAVRLESLASEKREKMKEEMIGKLKDVGNTILGKFGMSVDNFKAVQDPKTGSYSLSYQP, from the exons ATGGTAGTAATCGAAGAATCGAATAAGGCAACAACGGCGGAGGAGGGTTACGCATCCGACGGATTCGAAACCGCCAGTGAAAGCGATGTTATTAACGATGAAAATGATCATCCCACCAACAAAGATGAACAAATTACTCCCAATAATGATCAATCCGTGCGTGTCACTGCTGCAGATAATGAAGAAGAAGATCATCATCATCCTTACCATGATTCCCTCACCGACGATCAAATTAAACAG AAAGCTCTAGAAGATGCAAATGATGCAAAATTACGAGGAAATGACCTGTTTGGAAGTGCACAATATGAAGATGCACTTATGAAGTACGATCTTGCTCTACAACTTGTAGCTGACGTGCTCTCATCAGCTGAACTACGTTCGGTGTGTCATGGAAACCGTGGTGCATGTTTCTTAAAGATG GAAAAATATGAGGACTCGATCAAGGAATGCACCAAGGCTCTAGACCTAAATCctttatacaaaaaaatattgcTTAGAAGAGCCGAAGCTCATGAAAAACTGGAACACTTCGAAGAAGCCGTTGCTG ATTTGAAAAAATTTCTTGAAATGGAACCTTCTAATATCGGGGTTAAGAGATCTGCTGTTCGTTTAGAGTCATTGGCCAGCGAAAAGCGTGAGAAGATGAAGGAAGAAATGATTG GTAAATTGAAGGACGTGGGAAACACTATACTGGGGAAATTTGGGATGAGCGTTGACAACTTTAAAGCTGTCCAAGATCCAAAGACGGGTTCCTATTCTCTCTCATACCAGCCTTAA